In Malaclemys terrapin pileata isolate rMalTer1 chromosome 11, rMalTer1.hap1, whole genome shotgun sequence, a single genomic region encodes these proteins:
- the LOC128845147 gene encoding zinc finger protein 883-like yields the protein MAQGREMAAAEPVQGPVSFEEVAVYFTAGQGALLDPAQRALYRDVMQENYENVTSLGCPVSKPDVISQLERGEEPWVPDLQGCEEGEIPRGACAAGAGMVSEEKKQNPQQEDSEQVAPHGGLSHGSRGNVSRHRVQGKACESQHRPEREQRNQPAEKVGNSINCQGTHQDLLETTAQPRIPTGERNNTCTECGKHFTSHSGLLKHERIHTGERPYGCNVCGKSFSQSIHLIRHHRIHTGERPHECSECGKTFTLSSTLINHQRIHTGERPYKCSECGKKFTQSSGLVKHQRIHTGEKPYECCECGKSFTDRSDLINHQRIHTGERPYKCSECGKKFTRSSGLLIHQKIHTGEKPYKCCECGKSFIQSSALNKHERIHTGERSYECCECGRTFSQSFHLIRHHRLHTGEKPYECSECGKSFTQSSALNKHQRIHTGERPYECCECRESFSVKSDLIEHQNIHMGKIPHQCSECGKTFTQSSSLNAHQRIHTGERPYECCECGKLFRQKSTLITHQARHTGERPYQCCDCGKGFSVSSDLIVHQRIHTGERPYRCSECGKSFTRSSPLKRHQSVHRRERQHRNSV from the exons atggcacagggcagagaaatggCTGCAGCGGAGCCAGTTCAG GGGCCGGTGagcttcgaggaggtggctgtgtatttcaccgcGGGGCAGGGGGccctgctggaccccgctcagagagccctctacagagacgtcatgcaggagaactatgagaacgtgacctcgctgg GGTgtccagtttccaaacctgatgtgatctcccagctggaacGAGGGGAGGAGCCGTGGGTCCCGGATCTCCAGGGCTGTGAGGAAGGCGAGATCCCCAGAGGTGCCTGCGCAG caggtgCTGGGATGGTGAGTGAGGAGAAGAAGCAGAATCCTCAGCAGGAAGATTCTGAGCAAGTGGCACCACATGGGGGATTATCGCACGGCTCCAGAGGGAATGTGTCCCGGCATCGTGTGCAGGGCAAAGCCTGTGAgagtcagcacaggccagagagggagcagagaaaccAGCCAGCGGAGAAAGTGGGTAACTCCATTAATTGTCAGGGAACTCACCAGGACCTCCTGGAAACCACAGCCCAGCCAAGAATACCCACAGGAGAGAGAAATAACACATGCACTGAGTGTGGAAAACATTTCACTAGCCACTCCGGCCTTTTAAAACatgagagaatccacactggagagaggccCTATGGATGCAAtgtgtgtgggaaaagcttcagtcagagcaTTCACCTTATTCGACATCacaggatccacacaggagaaagaccccatgaatgcagtgagtgcgggaaaaccttcactctgAGCTCTACCCTTATTaaccatcagaggatccacacaggagaacgACCGTATAAATgtagtgagtgtgggaaaaagttcactcagagctcaggtcttgttaaacatcagaggatccacacaggagagaaaccttatgaatgctgtgagtgtgggaaaagcttcaccgACAGGTCAGACCTTATTAATCATCAGAGGATCCATACAGGAGAGCGACCCTATAAATgtagtgagtgtgggaaaaagttCACTCGGAGCTCAGGTCTTCTTATACATCAGaagatccacacaggagagaagccctacaaATGCTgtgaatgtgggaaaagcttcattcagAGCTCAGCCCTTAATAAACAtgagaggatccacacaggggagagaagctacgaatgctgtgagtgtgggagaACCTTCAGTCAGAGCTTTCACCTTATTCGACATCACAGAttgcacacaggagagaaaccctacgaatgcagtgagtgtgggaaaagcttcactcagagctCAGCCCTTAAtaaacatcagaggatccacacaggggagagaccctatgaatgctgtgagtgcagggAAAGCTTCTCTGTAAAGTCAGACCTTATTGAACATCAGAATATCCACATGGGAAAGATACCTCATCAGTGCTCTGAGTGTGGAAAAACTTTCACACAGAGTTCATCCCTTAAtgcacatcagaggatccacacaggagagcgcCCCTATgagtgctgtgagtgtgggaaactGTTCAGGCAGAAATCAACCCTAATTACACATCAGGCAAggcatacaggagagagaccctatcaaTGCTGTGATTGCGGGAAAGGCTTCAGTGTGAGCTCAGACCTCATTGTAc